In Geotalea uraniireducens, the genomic window GGCGAGGTCCCCCCCACCAGGTAGCCGGAGTGCTTCAGGGCGATCTCCGGCAGACAGGGGGTAACGCTCTTGACGTCGATGAGCCGGGCAAGCTCCTTGGTGGAAACCTGCCGGTCGCCGTGCATCAACACCACCAGCGGCGCCCTGCTCTCGTCCTCCATGATCAGAGTCTTGATCACCGCATGTTCCGCCACCCCCAGTTCCCGGGCGGAAACGGCGGTTCCTCCCCGCTCTTCGTAAGCATAGAGGTGTTCGGTAAAAGCGGCCTTGGCAGCCCGCAACATCCGCACTGCCGGCGTTACCGGCGTTTTCTCCTTGGCCATCGACAACTCCTTAGCGACGCCTCGGGTCGGCTCCGAAGGCAAGCAACAGCGCGTTGCCGTTACCGGCATGACCGAAGCCGGAGC contains:
- a CDS encoding aminoacyl-tRNA deacylase; the protein is MAKEKTPVTPAVRMLRAAKAAFTEHLYAYEERGGTAVSARELGVAEHAVIKTLIMEDESRAPLVVLMHGDRQVSTKELARLIDVKSVTPCLPEIALKHSGYLVGGTSPFGTRRAMPVYMEESILDLPLIYLNGGKRGFLVGMDPHEVARILKPTLVQVAI